A single region of the Plantactinospora soyae genome encodes:
- a CDS encoding class E sortase, with protein MSPVTGDPYSARNGRHRAPDGEDPTMFIPRPGEAGEPSPVDRPERSASPGPAEPAGRRLRITVDHVVPPPSPPREPEVGRDNDDTVAIPTGDHGRRPATEPNGRTASATPEPRPHDGADGFQRRPAPPASAPEAWDPQPAPGRWTPPSVAGSERREPTPAVGADRWELTPATARERREAPPAGPGLASATPAPSGAAPWAPSVPGRPTAVPAGAGPVTAAMAGLGGGAPVPTPPAAAPTGRIRPPGPDSAGTAERPGGVNRSDSPTTLIPTIPNADPGVTALIPTVTNRRGSGDDGATTSLPHLPGPAAPRRDDIEATALIGAIPPAPPGGDGPDGDSAADGERPRRGERVVQLRPEQTGEGYKSVYSELTRPTIGSRIRTTIRGTGEVLITFGLVVLLFAGYEIWGKSTIVNAHQDDLGQELAQQWAEPDPTVGPTPTATPKPEKPVQGKAIAGLYIPKLDKHWTVVEGVTQKDIRYAPGHYPESALPGQVGNFSVAGHRNRATFWRLDELDDGDPIVVESKTTWYVYQVSQTRIVRPSQVEVVAAVPGKPGAKAKDAMLTLTTCNPKFDNYQRLIVHAKLVRTEPKTPDGIKPVELGG; from the coding sequence GTGAGTCCAGTGACCGGCGACCCGTACTCCGCCCGCAACGGTCGGCACCGCGCCCCCGACGGCGAAGACCCGACCATGTTCATCCCCCGGCCCGGCGAGGCCGGCGAGCCGTCCCCGGTGGATCGGCCGGAGCGGTCGGCCTCACCCGGGCCCGCCGAACCGGCCGGCCGGCGGCTCCGGATAACCGTCGACCACGTCGTACCGCCGCCGAGTCCACCTCGCGAGCCGGAAGTCGGCCGGGACAACGACGACACCGTCGCAATCCCCACCGGTGACCACGGCCGCAGACCGGCCACCGAGCCGAACGGCCGGACGGCGTCGGCCACCCCCGAACCACGGCCCCACGACGGTGCCGACGGATTCCAGCGCCGCCCGGCCCCACCGGCGTCCGCCCCCGAGGCGTGGGACCCGCAGCCCGCCCCGGGCCGCTGGACACCCCCCTCGGTCGCCGGCTCCGAGCGGCGGGAGCCGACCCCCGCCGTCGGCGCGGACCGCTGGGAACTGACCCCGGCCACCGCCCGGGAACGCCGGGAGGCCCCGCCGGCCGGTCCCGGACTCGCCTCGGCGACTCCGGCGCCCTCCGGCGCTGCTCCCTGGGCGCCCTCGGTGCCGGGCCGCCCCACCGCCGTCCCCGCCGGTGCCGGGCCGGTGACCGCCGCCATGGCCGGGCTCGGCGGCGGCGCGCCGGTGCCGACCCCGCCCGCCGCCGCGCCGACCGGCCGGATACGTCCGCCCGGCCCCGATTCGGCGGGTACGGCCGAGCGCCCCGGCGGAGTCAACCGGAGCGACAGTCCGACCACCCTCATCCCGACGATCCCGAATGCGGATCCCGGGGTCACCGCTCTGATCCCCACCGTCACGAACCGGCGGGGAAGTGGCGACGACGGCGCCACCACGAGCCTTCCACACCTGCCCGGGCCGGCCGCGCCACGCCGGGACGACATCGAGGCCACCGCCCTGATCGGGGCGATCCCACCCGCGCCGCCCGGCGGTGACGGGCCGGACGGCGATTCGGCGGCCGACGGCGAACGCCCCCGACGCGGCGAGCGTGTCGTCCAGCTCCGGCCCGAGCAGACCGGCGAGGGCTACAAGAGCGTCTACTCCGAGCTGACCCGACCGACGATCGGCTCCCGGATCCGTACCACCATCCGGGGCACCGGAGAGGTGCTGATCACCTTCGGCCTGGTGGTGCTGCTCTTCGCCGGGTACGAGATCTGGGGCAAGTCGACCATCGTCAACGCCCACCAGGACGATCTGGGGCAAGAGCTGGCCCAGCAGTGGGCGGAGCCCGACCCGACCGTCGGGCCGACCCCCACCGCCACCCCGAAACCCGAGAAGCCGGTGCAGGGCAAGGCGATCGCCGGGCTCTACATCCCGAAGCTGGACAAGCACTGGACCGTGGTGGAGGGGGTCACCCAGAAGGACATCCGGTACGCGCCGGGCCACTACCCGGAGAGCGCGCTGCCGGGTCAGGTCGGGAACTTCTCGGTCGCCGGCCACCGGAACCGGGCCACCTTCTGGCGACTGGACGAACTCGACGACGGGGACCCGATCGTGGTCGAGTCGAAGACCACCTGGTACGTCTACCAGGTCTCGCAGACCCGGATCGTCAGGCCGAGTCAGGTCGAGGTGGTGGCTGCCGTACCGGGCAAGCCCGGGGCCAAGGCCAAGGACGCGATGCTGACCCTGACCACCTGTAACCCCAAGTTCGACAACTATCAGCGGTTGATCGTGCACGCGAAGCTGGTCCGCACCGAGCCGAAGACGCCGGACGGCATCAAGCCCGTCGAGTTGGGCGGCTGA
- a CDS encoding DUF881 domain-containing protein has protein sequence MEYTSGAASWQKVLRRAAAGLLPRRPTQRKPGWSIGVPLIALAAGVLFTTSATAAGGTSLREDRRPEIAQLIEDRRDQVATGQERAAALRDEVESQTEALGGSDGRVAAQRGRAANSREAAGFTALTGPGISVELNDAPRLGDGSQPADASNDDLVVHQGDVQAVVNALWAGGAEAMAIMNVRILSTSAVRCVGNTLLLHGRVYSPPFQITAIGDPAALTRALAASEGVRLFKDAVAHYQLGYRETVEPTVTVPAYDGPGGLRSAKVPG, from the coding sequence ATGGAGTACACATCCGGCGCCGCCTCCTGGCAGAAGGTGCTCCGGCGAGCGGCCGCAGGGCTGCTCCCTCGACGGCCCACGCAGCGCAAACCCGGTTGGTCGATCGGCGTACCGCTGATCGCCCTCGCCGCCGGGGTGCTCTTCACGACCTCGGCCACGGCGGCGGGCGGCACCTCGCTGCGCGAGGACCGGCGGCCGGAAATCGCTCAGCTCATCGAGGACCGTCGAGATCAGGTGGCCACCGGCCAGGAACGGGCCGCCGCCCTCCGGGACGAGGTGGAGAGCCAGACCGAAGCGCTCGGCGGCTCCGACGGCAGGGTCGCGGCCCAACGCGGCCGCGCCGCGAACAGCCGGGAGGCGGCCGGCTTCACCGCGCTCACCGGCCCCGGGATCAGTGTGGAACTCAACGACGCACCACGGCTCGGTGACGGCAGCCAGCCGGCCGACGCCAGCAACGACGATCTCGTGGTGCACCAGGGCGACGTGCAGGCCGTCGTCAACGCGCTCTGGGCCGGAGGGGCCGAGGCCATGGCAATCATGAATGTCCGCATCCTCTCCACCAGCGCGGTACGCTGCGTGGGGAACACCCTGCTCCTGCACGGGCGGGTGTACTCACCACCCTTCCAGATCACCGCCATCGGCGATCCCGCCGCACTCACGCGGGCACTCGCCGCATCCGAGGGGGTCCGGTTGTTCAAAGACGCCGTCGCCCACTACCAGCTCGGATACCGCGAGACAGTGGAGCCCACCGTGACCGTGCCGGCGTACGACGGTCCCGGCGGACTGCGGTCCGCGAAGGTTCCGGGGTGA
- a CDS encoding cell division protein CrgA: MPKSQVRKKKVYTPPTDVRPTSTAATRKPSPVWLPATAVALIVFGIGWLVVFYLSDMQYPVATWRYWNLAIGFGAMVGSLGLLSRWR; encoded by the coding sequence GTGCCCAAGTCTCAGGTCCGCAAGAAGAAGGTGTACACGCCACCGACCGACGTCCGACCGACGTCGACCGCGGCGACGCGTAAGCCTAGCCCGGTGTGGTTGCCGGCCACCGCAGTCGCCTTGATCGTCTTCGGTATCGGCTGGCTGGTGGTTTTCTACCTGTCCGACATGCAGTACCCGGTCGCCACCTGGCGCTACTGGAACCTCGCTATCGGCTTCGGCGCGATGGTCGGCTCGCTCGGACTGCTCTCCCGCTGGCGCTGA
- a CDS encoding (Fe-S)-binding protein, with translation MGSVQIVTTVLAAGITAVAVWLATRAVLRMTAVIRRGQPDPERFADKGVRARNMLVETVGHTRMLRWGVVGAAHWFVMVAFVVLSLLVLEAYFEVVSPTGGLPVLGHWVVYGLVTEVIGVLGVVGILVLIAIRLANRPGNPERRSRFTGSTMWQGYFVEAVVLAVLVCGFLIRGFKVATDHFEFPLWATPVSHAVGSLLPDAAAGVSVTAAVKIAISMTWVIVIALNVTMGVAWHRFAAFFNIFFKRDPAGPASGLGALRPMMSGGKPLDFEEADPESDQFGVAQVEQFTWKGLLDFTTCTECGRCQSQCPAWNTGKPLSPKLLVLSLRDHAYAKAPYLLGGGGKDLSGEEKATAAQLAHMDVLSLAEANRPLIGGAEELGIIDPDVLWSCTTCGACVEQCPVDIEHVDHIVDMRRYQVLIESSFPSEAGVMLRNLENKGNPWGAPPNTREDWTKGLDFEVPRVGEVDDFEYLFWVGCAGAFEDRAKKTSRAVATLLHEAGVDFAILGEGETCTGDPARRIGNEFIFQMLAQQNVETLNEAFGDREPAKRKIVATCPHCFNTLGNEYGQLGGDFEVVHHTQLLAQLVSAGRLTPVQPVEGSLTYHDPCYLGRHNRVFTPPREVLGAAAADGVTEMPRNQERSFCCGAGGARMWMEERIGKRINVDRVEEAISTGARTIAVGCPFCSTMLSDGVNGKEAADQVEVVDVATVLLRSVRPNPEPATPA, from the coding sequence ATGGGCAGCGTCCAGATCGTCACCACGGTCCTCGCCGCCGGCATCACCGCGGTAGCGGTATGGCTGGCGACGCGCGCGGTGCTGCGGATGACGGCGGTGATCCGGCGGGGGCAACCAGACCCGGAGCGGTTCGCCGACAAGGGCGTCCGGGCCAGGAACATGCTGGTCGAGACCGTCGGCCACACCCGGATGCTGCGCTGGGGTGTGGTGGGCGCCGCGCACTGGTTCGTCATGGTGGCCTTCGTCGTCCTCTCCCTGCTGGTGCTGGAGGCGTACTTCGAGGTCGTCAGCCCGACCGGTGGGCTTCCGGTGCTCGGACACTGGGTCGTCTACGGCCTGGTCACCGAGGTGATCGGCGTCCTCGGGGTGGTCGGCATCCTGGTGCTGATCGCCATCAGGCTGGCCAACCGGCCGGGTAATCCGGAGCGGCGGTCGCGGTTCACCGGCTCCACCATGTGGCAGGGCTACTTCGTCGAAGCCGTCGTGCTCGCCGTACTGGTCTGCGGATTCCTGATCCGGGGATTCAAGGTCGCCACGGACCACTTCGAGTTTCCCCTCTGGGCCACCCCGGTCAGCCACGCCGTCGGCAGCCTGTTGCCGGATGCGGCGGCCGGCGTCAGCGTCACCGCTGCGGTGAAGATCGCCATCTCCATGACCTGGGTGATCGTCATCGCGCTGAACGTGACGATGGGGGTGGCCTGGCACCGGTTCGCCGCGTTCTTCAACATCTTCTTCAAGCGCGACCCCGCCGGGCCGGCATCCGGCCTCGGCGCACTGCGCCCGATGATGAGCGGGGGCAAGCCGCTCGACTTCGAGGAGGCGGACCCCGAGTCCGACCAGTTCGGAGTGGCCCAGGTCGAGCAGTTCACCTGGAAGGGCCTGCTCGACTTCACCACCTGCACCGAGTGCGGCCGCTGCCAGTCGCAGTGCCCGGCCTGGAACACCGGCAAGCCGCTGTCGCCGAAGCTCCTGGTGCTGTCGCTGCGCGACCACGCGTACGCCAAGGCGCCGTATTTGCTGGGCGGTGGTGGCAAGGACCTGTCCGGCGAGGAGAAGGCGACCGCCGCGCAGCTCGCGCACATGGACGTACTCTCGCTGGCGGAGGCGAACCGGCCGCTGATCGGCGGCGCGGAGGAACTCGGGATCATCGATCCGGACGTGCTCTGGTCCTGCACCACCTGCGGCGCCTGCGTCGAGCAGTGCCCGGTGGACATCGAGCACGTCGACCACATCGTCGACATGCGTCGCTACCAGGTGCTGATCGAGTCGAGCTTCCCGTCCGAGGCCGGCGTGATGCTGCGCAACCTGGAGAACAAGGGCAACCCGTGGGGAGCGCCGCCGAACACCCGGGAGGACTGGACCAAGGGCCTGGACTTCGAGGTGCCCCGGGTCGGCGAGGTCGACGACTTCGAGTACCTCTTCTGGGTCGGCTGCGCGGGAGCGTTCGAGGACCGGGCCAAGAAGACCAGCCGGGCGGTGGCCACCCTGCTGCACGAGGCCGGGGTCGACTTCGCCATCCTCGGCGAGGGCGAGACCTGCACCGGTGACCCGGCCCGGCGGATCGGCAACGAGTTCATCTTCCAGATGCTGGCGCAGCAGAACGTGGAGACGCTGAACGAGGCGTTCGGCGACCGCGAGCCGGCCAAGCGCAAGATCGTCGCCACCTGTCCGCACTGCTTCAACACCCTCGGCAACGAGTACGGGCAGCTCGGCGGGGACTTCGAGGTCGTACACCACACGCAGTTGCTAGCCCAACTGGTCTCGGCCGGCCGGCTCACCCCGGTCCAGCCGGTGGAGGGCTCGTTGACGTACCACGACCCGTGCTACCTGGGTCGGCATAACCGGGTGTTCACGCCGCCACGCGAGGTGCTCGGGGCGGCGGCGGCCGACGGGGTGACCGAGATGCCCCGCAACCAGGAGCGGTCGTTCTGCTGCGGCGCGGGTGGCGCCCGGATGTGGATGGAGGAGCGGATCGGCAAGCGGATCAACGTCGACCGCGTCGAGGAGGCCATCTCCACTGGTGCCCGGACCATCGCGGTCGGCTGCCCGTTCTGCAGCACGATGCTCAGCGACGGCGTCAACGGCAAGGAGGCGGCCGACCAGGTCGAGGTGGTCGACGTCGCCACCGTGCTGCTCCGGTCCGTACGGCCGAACCCGGAACCGGCCACGCCCGCCTGA
- a CDS encoding sensor histidine kinase, protein MSGVRVWIRSVAGIGLGAATATLGLCYLAVAAVGYPALARAPQLRRHLGGLARRVAEYDRRRVERFLGDSPAGVVSDARALGYLAVRLPLGVLGGIVLFLMLYGTGVMCAVLVGWLIGRPVDGIEATPLIVTYIGVFALVLLFLAVQGVIGVAALDRRLARAMLGPTDRAAYQRRITELATSRAGVVAAVDAERRRIERDLHDGVQQRLVALGMLVGRARRSGDPAKAAELLRQAHEESGRALDELREVAWRVYPTALDNLGLADALDRVAERAGLPVRIDYRLTGRPPRPVETAAYFVISEAVTNAAKHARASRVEVAVTAREGWLVVEVRDDGIGGADPAGGGLSGLARRVAAQDGRLRVESPPAGPTSVVAELPCG, encoded by the coding sequence ATGAGCGGTGTACGGGTCTGGATCAGGTCGGTTGCGGGGATCGGTCTGGGCGCGGCCACCGCGACACTCGGCCTCTGCTATCTCGCCGTCGCGGCCGTCGGGTACCCCGCCCTGGCCAGGGCCCCACAGCTCCGCCGGCATCTGGGCGGGCTCGCCCGCCGGGTCGCCGAGTACGACCGGCGGAGGGTCGAGCGGTTCCTGGGCGACAGTCCGGCCGGCGTGGTCAGCGATGCCCGTGCGCTGGGCTACCTCGCCGTACGGCTGCCGCTCGGCGTGCTCGGCGGGATCGTGCTGTTCCTGATGTTGTACGGCACGGGAGTGATGTGCGCCGTACTCGTCGGCTGGCTCATCGGACGTCCGGTGGACGGGATCGAGGCCACGCCGCTGATCGTGACGTACATCGGGGTCTTCGCCCTGGTTCTGCTGTTCCTCGCCGTGCAGGGCGTCATCGGCGTCGCGGCGCTGGATCGGCGGCTCGCCCGGGCCATGCTCGGGCCGACCGACCGGGCGGCCTACCAGCGGCGGATCACCGAACTGGCCACCAGCCGGGCCGGAGTGGTGGCGGCGGTCGACGCCGAGCGCCGGCGAATCGAACGGGACCTGCACGACGGCGTACAGCAGAGGTTGGTCGCCCTGGGCATGCTGGTCGGCCGGGCCCGGCGCAGCGGTGACCCCGCGAAGGCCGCGGAACTGCTGCGTCAGGCGCACGAGGAGTCCGGGCGGGCCCTCGACGAACTCCGGGAGGTGGCCTGGCGGGTCTATCCGACCGCGCTGGACAACCTGGGGCTGGCCGATGCGCTGGACCGGGTCGCGGAGCGGGCCGGGCTGCCGGTCCGGATCGACTACCGGCTCACCGGACGGCCGCCGCGCCCGGTCGAGACCGCCGCGTACTTCGTGATCTCCGAGGCGGTGACCAACGCGGCCAAGCACGCCCGCGCCAGCCGGGTCGAGGTCGCGGTCACCGCCCGGGAGGGCTGGCTCGTCGTCGAGGTCCGCGACGACGGCATCGGCGGCGCCGACCCGGCCGGCGGCGGGCTGTCGGGGCTGGCGCGCCGGGTCGCCGCCCAGGACGGCCGGCTCCGGGTGGAGAGCCCACCGGCCGGGCCGACCAGCGTCGTCGCGGAGTTGCCGTGCGGGTGA
- a CDS encoding response regulator produces MRVILAEDSTLLREGLVRLLVEEGHEVTAAVGDAVALLAAVAADPPDAVVADVRMPPTHTDEGLRAALEIRRRWPAVGVLVLSQYVEKRYTVELLTSQSAGVGYLLKDRVAQVGEFLDALTRVGDGGAAFDPEVVRQLLARTSHTDPLSRLTERERAVLDHMAQGHTNATIAEHLHVSQSAVEKHVNAIFDKLDLAHVTGYSRRVLAVLRYLGD; encoded by the coding sequence GTGCGGGTGATCCTGGCCGAGGACTCGACCCTGCTCCGGGAAGGGCTGGTCCGGCTGCTCGTCGAGGAGGGGCACGAGGTCACGGCCGCGGTCGGCGACGCGGTCGCCCTGCTGGCGGCCGTCGCGGCGGATCCGCCGGACGCGGTGGTCGCCGACGTACGGATGCCGCCGACCCACACCGACGAGGGGCTGCGCGCCGCGTTGGAGATCCGCCGTCGCTGGCCCGCCGTCGGGGTACTGGTGCTCTCCCAGTACGTCGAGAAGCGTTACACCGTGGAGCTGCTGACCAGTCAGAGCGCCGGAGTCGGGTACCTGTTGAAGGACCGGGTGGCCCAGGTCGGCGAGTTCCTCGACGCGCTCACCCGGGTGGGCGACGGCGGAGCCGCCTTCGACCCCGAGGTGGTACGCCAACTGCTGGCCCGGACCAGCCACACCGACCCGCTGAGCCGGCTGACCGAGCGGGAGCGGGCCGTGCTCGACCATATGGCGCAGGGGCACACCAACGCCACCATCGCCGAGCACCTGCACGTCTCGCAGAGCGCCGTCGAGAAGCACGTGAACGCGATCTTCGACAAGCTCGACCTGGCGCACGTCACCGGGTACAGCCGCCGGG